From the Pseudomonas baltica genome, one window contains:
- a CDS encoding ABC transporter permease, with protein sequence MTQTVSTFAPDDTGATAAAPSTRRKLPLGVVLSAAFLLALAIALVVPFWLTGYDPLSGDVTVGLQAPNLVHWFGTDRLGRDVFARVVYGTRYSLLIGIAGMLLSLVVGTLLGLLAGMKNRWLDEVASRLFDMLSAFPNVLLALLVIALIGPGLMNVAVAIGIAGIPKFGRLIRSQTQLVRNADYVRHAVLYGQSRGKVFLRHLLPNVLVAIPIVATIDIGSSIIAVSGLSFLGLGPQPPTPEWGVMLAEGRDVLRVAWWPSVFPGVAITLTVISFTVVGSYLQRRFEGRLAP encoded by the coding sequence ATGACCCAGACTGTCTCCACCTTCGCGCCGGATGACACCGGCGCTACTGCAGCAGCCCCGTCGACGCGCCGCAAACTGCCTCTGGGCGTGGTGCTGAGCGCGGCGTTCTTGCTGGCGCTGGCCATCGCCCTGGTCGTGCCGTTCTGGCTGACCGGCTACGATCCACTGTCGGGCGACGTCACCGTCGGCCTGCAGGCGCCGAACCTGGTGCACTGGTTCGGCACCGATCGGCTCGGCCGCGACGTGTTCGCCCGCGTAGTCTACGGCACGCGCTATTCGCTGCTGATCGGCATCGCCGGCATGCTCCTGAGCCTGGTAGTCGGCACCCTGTTGGGTTTGCTCGCCGGCATGAAAAACCGCTGGCTCGACGAAGTCGCCTCACGCCTGTTCGACATGCTCTCGGCCTTCCCTAACGTGTTGCTGGCCTTGCTGGTGATCGCCCTGATCGGCCCTGGTTTGATGAACGTCGCAGTGGCTATCGGTATCGCCGGGATTCCCAAGTTCGGGCGCTTGATCCGCAGCCAGACGCAACTGGTGCGCAACGCCGATTACGTGCGCCATGCGGTGCTGTACGGGCAGTCGCGAGGGAAGGTGTTCCTGCGCCACTTGCTGCCCAACGTGCTGGTGGCCATTCCAATCGTGGCGACCATCGATATCGGCAGCTCGATCATCGCCGTCTCCGGCCTCAGCTTCCTGGGTCTTGGCCCACAACCACCGACACCGGAATGGGGCGTGATGCTCGCCGAAGGCCGTGACGTGCTGCGCGTGGCCTGGTGGCCGAGTGTGTTCCCCGGCGTGGCCATCACCCTCACGGTGATCTCTTTTACCGTGGTCGGCAGCTACCTGCAGCGCCGCTTCGAAGGGAGGCTCGCGCCATGA
- a CDS encoding ABC transporter permease, producing MWQSVITRLFSSVLVLWLSVTAAFTALHSLPGNIADILAGDNEYPGLREAIAAEWGLDKSLPAQYLDFLGRLVHGDLGTSYVMRQSVGAILGSQLWPTVQLALTAGALAAILAITVALLTAGRSALGRKIASSLELVMTSMPVFWIGILLLMLFSFHWRWFPVSGANGWQSLVLPAVTLALPTAGILAQVLREAMEKALEQPFVTTLRARGLSETRLRFSHVLRHALLPIVTLGGWLVGGLLGGAVITEKVFGRPGLGTVTLNAITSQDVPVVLAVVLVAAFIYVAISTLLDVLYLLIDPRLRSQ from the coding sequence ATGTGGCAAAGCGTAATCACGCGGCTGTTCAGCAGCGTTCTGGTGTTGTGGCTCAGCGTAACGGCGGCCTTCACCGCCCTGCACTCCCTGCCAGGCAACATCGCCGATATCCTCGCCGGCGATAACGAATACCCCGGCTTGCGCGAAGCCATCGCCGCCGAATGGGGGCTGGACAAATCCCTCCCCGCACAATACCTCGATTTCCTTGGCCGCCTGGTGCATGGCGACCTTGGCACCTCCTATGTGATGCGCCAATCGGTGGGGGCCATTCTCGGATCGCAACTGTGGCCTACGGTGCAGCTGGCGCTGACGGCAGGGGCATTGGCGGCGATTTTGGCCATTACCGTCGCGCTGCTCACCGCCGGGCGTAGCGCCCTGGGCCGCAAGATCGCCTCGTCGCTGGAATTGGTGATGACCTCCATGCCGGTGTTCTGGATCGGCATCCTGCTGTTGATGCTGTTCTCCTTCCACTGGCGCTGGTTCCCGGTGTCGGGGGCCAATGGCTGGCAGTCGCTGGTCTTGCCCGCCGTGACCCTGGCGCTGCCCACCGCCGGGATCCTTGCACAAGTATTGCGCGAGGCCATGGAGAAAGCCCTCGAGCAGCCCTTCGTGACCACCCTGCGCGCTCGCGGCCTGAGTGAAACCCGACTGCGCTTCAGCCACGTGCTGCGCCATGCCTTGCTACCGATCGTGACTCTGGGCGGTTGGCTGGTGGGAGGCCTGCTCGGCGGCGCGGTGATCACCGAAAAAGTCTTCGGCCGACCCGGTCTCGGCACCGTCACCCTCAACGCCATCACCAGCCAGGACGTGCCGGTGGTGTTGGCCGTGGTGCTGGTGGCGGCCTTTATCTACGTAGCGATCTCGACGCTGCTGGATGTTCTGTATCTGCTCATCGATCCGAGGCTCAGAAGCCAATGA
- a CDS encoding LLM class flavin-dependent oxidoreductase, with amino-acid sequence MSRQIHLSAFLLSGPVIHSHAVWRHPQTVGNYLDPEYYARTARVVEEGLFDFLFFADRLAVGDQMGGSRETALRYGAQDATRLDPLPILSYLVGQTRKLGLGATRSTTYYEPAHIAREFATLDHLSKGRAAWNIVTSMNDSEGRLFGKDKHLEHDLRYDRADEFVEVALKLWRTWERDALLLDRERGILADPSKIHPVKHQGEWFRVEGPLNIPRTPQGRPVLIQAGSSGRGRRFGARWAEAIFTIHPHLKAMQAFREDVRSQVVQQGRSADSLKVLTAVMPFIGGSEAEARAKRDKHNALARPELGLVTLASQLNVDLSSFALSATVGEVARSPLVHAAAAEKLLSQGPDLTLEALGRSFASSVRVPQLVGTGAQVADQLAELFVSGGCDGFVISPAFLPGSFSEFVESVIPHLQRKGLFRTAYEGSTLREHLGLAQLTD; translated from the coding sequence ATGAGCCGCCAGATTCACCTGTCCGCCTTCCTGCTCTCGGGTCCGGTGATCCATAGCCATGCCGTCTGGCGCCATCCGCAGACCGTCGGCAACTACCTCGACCCCGAGTACTACGCGCGCACTGCGAGGGTCGTGGAGGAAGGGCTGTTCGATTTCCTGTTCTTCGCCGATCGCCTGGCGGTGGGGGACCAGATGGGCGGCTCGCGGGAAACCGCCCTGCGCTACGGCGCCCAGGACGCCACCCGACTCGACCCGCTGCCGATCCTCTCCTACCTGGTCGGCCAGACGCGCAAGCTGGGCCTGGGAGCGACGCGCTCGACTACCTATTACGAGCCCGCGCACATCGCCCGCGAGTTCGCCACCCTCGATCACCTGTCCAAAGGCCGCGCGGCGTGGAATATCGTCACCTCCATGAACGACAGCGAAGGGCGTCTGTTCGGCAAGGACAAGCACCTGGAGCACGACCTGCGCTACGACCGTGCGGACGAATTCGTCGAAGTCGCCTTGAAGCTGTGGCGCACTTGGGAGCGTGATGCGCTGCTGCTGGATCGCGAGCGCGGCATTCTTGCCGACCCTTCGAAGATTCACCCGGTCAAGCATCAGGGCGAGTGGTTTCGCGTCGAAGGCCCGCTGAATATCCCCCGCACCCCGCAGGGTCGGCCGGTGTTGATTCAGGCCGGTTCTTCGGGGCGGGGGCGGCGCTTCGGGGCGCGCTGGGCGGAGGCGATCTTCACCATTCATCCGCACCTCAAGGCCATGCAGGCGTTTCGCGAGGACGTGCGCAGCCAGGTGGTGCAGCAAGGCCGTAGTGCCGACAGCCTGAAAGTACTGACTGCGGTGATGCCCTTTATCGGCGGCAGCGAGGCCGAAGCACGGGCCAAGCGCGACAAGCACAATGCCTTGGCACGACCGGAGTTGGGCCTCGTCACCCTGGCCTCGCAATTGAACGTCGACCTGTCTTCTTTCGCTTTGAGCGCTACCGTCGGCGAGGTCGCCCGTTCGCCGCTGGTGCATGCCGCCGCGGCGGAAAAGCTCCTGTCCCAGGGCCCGGACCTGACGCTCGAAGCCTTGGGCCGATCCTTCGCCAGCAGTGTGCGGGTGCCGCAGTTGGTGGGAACCGGCGCGCAGGTGGCCGACCAGTTGGCCGAGTTGTTTGTCAGCGGCGGTTGCGATGGTTTCGTGATTTCGCCGGCGTTTCTGCCGGGCTCGTTCAGCGAGTTCGTCGAGAGCGTGATCCCTCATCTGCAGCGCAAGGGCCTGTTCCGTACCGCCTATGAGGGCTCGACCTTGCGCGAGCATCTGGGGCTGGCGCAGCTGACGGATTGA
- a CDS encoding NAD(P)-dependent oxidoreductase yields the protein MTGPVITSHLEDDFNDALEQRLGRKIQRLPWGSVDIPDNTEILLASPIGKGPHRHTLERPANWPQHIKWIQLVSSGTDIFPPWFLQSARVSTARGVAAHSIADYCLAAILSVSKDLPNLWVNSPLQWQSRRTATVYGSTVGLVGLGAIGEALAQKALALGAQVVAVRQSKNPSPVAGVRLVGSIAELMAVSDHVVLVAPATSSTYKIIDAKAWAHAKPGLHLINVARGELVDDDALLAALASGQAGFATLDTTAPEPLPEGHPFYNHAHIQLSSHTSALSWLTRKSLLEKFVANLARYQGGQTLIDELAVAKDSSAA from the coding sequence ATGACAGGACCGGTAATCACCAGTCACCTCGAAGACGATTTCAACGATGCCCTCGAACAGCGCCTGGGCCGCAAGATTCAGCGCCTGCCCTGGGGCTCGGTGGACATCCCCGACAACACTGAAATCCTGCTGGCTTCGCCGATCGGCAAAGGTCCGCACCGCCATACACTGGAGCGCCCGGCCAACTGGCCGCAGCACATCAAGTGGATCCAGCTGGTGTCGTCGGGCACCGATATCTTTCCACCGTGGTTTTTGCAGAGCGCGCGGGTCAGCACCGCGAGAGGTGTAGCCGCGCATTCGATCGCCGACTACTGCCTGGCGGCGATCCTCTCGGTCAGCAAGGACTTGCCCAACCTGTGGGTCAACAGCCCCTTGCAATGGCAGTCGCGGCGCACGGCCACGGTGTATGGCTCTACCGTGGGCCTGGTCGGTCTCGGCGCGATTGGCGAGGCGCTGGCGCAAAAGGCGCTGGCTCTGGGGGCGCAAGTGGTTGCGGTAAGGCAATCGAAAAACCCCTCGCCGGTGGCCGGGGTACGCCTGGTGGGCTCGATCGCCGAGTTGATGGCGGTCAGTGATCATGTGGTGCTGGTGGCGCCGGCGACGTCATCGACCTACAAGATCATCGACGCTAAGGCTTGGGCCCATGCCAAGCCGGGGCTGCACCTGATCAACGTCGCCCGTGGTGAACTGGTAGACGACGATGCCCTGCTGGCGGCCTTGGCAAGCGGGCAAGCCGGCTTCGCCACATTGGACACCACCGCACCGGAGCCGCTGCCGGAGGGGCATCCGTTTTATAACCACGCGCATATTCAGTTGTCTTCGCACACCAGTGCGCTGAGCTGGCTGACGCGCAAGAGTCTGTTGGAAAAGTTCGTCGCCAATCTGGCGAGGTATCAGGGTGGGCAGACTTTGATCGATGAGCTGGCGGTGGCGAAAGATTCGAGTGCTGCCTGA
- a CDS encoding threonine dehydratase, producing the protein MHGLTRNDIEDAARQVYQVMPATAQYAWPLLAERLGCMVWVKHENHTPTGAFKVRGGITFMHWLKCTHPRVRGVVSATRGNHGQSLALAARALGLRALIVVPRGNSVEKNNAMRGFGAELVECGRDFDEAREEAARLAVAQDLYLVPPYHRELVRGVATYGLELFNAVPDLDTVYVPIGCGSGVCAVIAARDALGLKTEVVGVVSSEAAAAKLSFESGQLQETATAKTFADGMAVRKPIPEALAIYSAGAARLLAVSDEEVAHAMLVYYTDTHNLAEGAGAAALAALMQERNSQQGKTVAVILSGANLDRSVYARILADPRHH; encoded by the coding sequence ATGCACGGACTGACCCGCAACGATATCGAAGACGCCGCCCGCCAGGTCTACCAGGTGATGCCCGCCACCGCGCAATACGCCTGGCCCTTGCTGGCCGAGCGTCTGGGTTGCATGGTCTGGGTCAAGCACGAGAACCACACGCCGACTGGGGCCTTCAAGGTACGCGGCGGCATTACCTTCATGCATTGGCTCAAGTGCACGCATCCGCGAGTGCGCGGCGTGGTCAGTGCTACCCGCGGCAACCACGGCCAGAGCCTGGCGCTGGCGGCAAGAGCCCTGGGCCTGCGGGCACTGATCGTGGTGCCTCGGGGCAACTCGGTGGAAAAGAACAATGCCATGCGCGGCTTCGGTGCCGAGCTGGTGGAATGTGGTCGGGACTTCGATGAAGCGCGCGAAGAGGCCGCGCGCCTGGCTGTGGCACAGGACCTGTATCTGGTACCGCCCTACCACCGTGAACTGGTGCGAGGCGTGGCTACCTATGGGCTGGAGCTGTTCAACGCGGTCCCTGACCTGGATACCGTTTACGTGCCTATCGGTTGTGGTTCGGGGGTGTGTGCGGTGATCGCGGCGCGTGATGCGTTGGGGCTGAAGACCGAGGTGGTGGGGGTGGTGTCCAGCGAAGCGGCGGCGGCCAAGCTGTCATTCGAGTCAGGCCAGTTGCAAGAAACCGCTACCGCCAAAACCTTCGCCGACGGCATGGCCGTGCGCAAGCCGATCCCCGAAGCGCTGGCGATCTACAGCGCGGGTGCCGCACGCCTCCTGGCGGTCAGCGACGAAGAGGTCGCGCACGCGATGCTGGTGTATTACACCGATACCCATAACCTGGCGGAAGGTGCAGGCGCAGCCGCGCTGGCGGCACTGATGCAAGAGCGCAACAGCCAACAGGGGAAAACCGTCGCCGTGATATTGTCGGGCGCGAATCTTGATCGGTCGGTGTATGCCCGGATCCTGGCTGATCCACGCCACCACTGA
- a CDS encoding helix-turn-helix transcriptional regulator yields MTAIPSLPVYPPVHRAEAGPWAIELLPGSPYEARYVAPQAAIGFAFDSQRGVHAIASDRVRPFHAIPNGLALVPAGCEVFSASQQGGEYLRVIRTDGALLLGEQAFNDVIDQPAIALAQRMRAALLRGSPEDDWEAWALALSERAGGVRQPMAPRGSMTRQRLQRLDEFIDAQLQGSLTVQAMSGLLGLSEGFFMRAFKAAVGKSPHSYVIDRRMARARVLLQDPRRGLADIALACGFASQAHMATVFKQRLGVSPSRLR; encoded by the coding sequence ATGACCGCTATCCCTTCATTGCCCGTTTACCCACCAGTGCACCGCGCTGAAGCGGGGCCGTGGGCAATCGAATTGCTGCCAGGCTCGCCCTACGAAGCCCGCTACGTGGCGCCCCAGGCAGCCATCGGCTTTGCCTTCGACAGCCAGCGCGGCGTGCATGCCATCGCCAGCGACCGGGTGCGACCTTTCCACGCGATACCCAATGGCCTGGCCTTGGTGCCCGCGGGGTGCGAGGTGTTTTCCGCCTCGCAACAGGGTGGCGAATACCTGCGAGTGATCCGCACCGATGGCGCGCTATTGCTGGGTGAGCAGGCGTTCAACGATGTGATCGATCAACCAGCGATTGCCTTGGCACAACGCATGCGCGCGGCGTTGCTGCGCGGCTCGCCGGAGGATGACTGGGAGGCCTGGGCGTTGGCACTGTCGGAGCGGGCAGGGGGCGTGCGGCAGCCAATGGCGCCGCGCGGATCGATGACGCGCCAGCGCTTGCAACGGCTTGACGAATTCATCGATGCTCAACTGCAGGGCTCGCTGACCGTGCAGGCCATGTCCGGGCTGCTGGGGTTGTCCGAAGGGTTTTTCATGCGTGCCTTCAAAGCCGCCGTGGGCAAGAGCCCGCACAGCTATGTGATCGACCGCCGGATGGCCCGCGCCCGAGTGTTGTTGCAGGATCCGAGAAGGGGCCTGGCGGATATAGCGCTGGCGTGCGGGTTCGCTTCGCAGGCGCATATGGCGACGGTGTTCAAGCAGCGGCTGGGGGTGAGTCCCAGTCGGTTGCGCTGA
- a CDS encoding VOC family protein, translated as MLIRNKLVPELIITDLSRSLYFWTELLGFTIAYDRPEEGFAYLDLLGVQIMLEERRPAARQWLTDDLLAPFGRGVNFQIEVPDVDAILERLGKVRWPLFMACEEKWYRAGEREVGQRQFLVQDPDGYLVRLAQDLGERAL; from the coding sequence ATGCTCATCAGAAACAAACTGGTGCCGGAGCTCATCATCACTGACTTGTCCAGGAGCCTGTATTTCTGGACCGAGCTGCTGGGGTTCACGATCGCCTATGACCGCCCCGAAGAGGGGTTCGCCTATCTGGACCTGCTGGGTGTACAGATCATGCTCGAGGAGCGCCGGCCAGCCGCGCGGCAATGGCTGACGGATGACTTGCTCGCACCCTTCGGTCGTGGCGTCAACTTTCAGATCGAAGTGCCCGATGTCGATGCCATTCTTGAACGTCTTGGCAAGGTGCGTTGGCCGCTGTTCATGGCCTGTGAAGAGAAGTGGTACCGGGCGGGGGAGAGGGAGGTCGGGCAGCGACAGTTTCTGGTCCAGGATCCGGATGGTTACCTGGTGCGGTTAGCGCAGGATCTGGGTGAGCGCGCCTTGTAG
- a CDS encoding cytochrome c, protein MKRQIFAGLAVVVLAGVGVALYANGNSSADDVADNQRIAADSAAPDAAAVKRGVYVAVQGDCAACHSVPGGQAFAGGYGLQTPFGVINSTNITPDTKTGIGSWTERDFFRAVRHGKRKDGQLLYPAMPYNAYVKMSDDDLHDLWAYIRSVKPVEKTAEPNTLGFPYNIRLAMLGWNLLFFKNAQYVPDAGQSAEWNRGRYLVDGAGHCAACHTGKNALGGDTSAYLQGAELLGGYAPEITGNPHQGLGNWSSAQVQQYLKTGSNHQAVAAGAMGEAVENSTQYLNDADLAAIAGYLKSLPGSGAKAPTAVAASDPLMKRGALIYEANCMACHNVQGEGIDGMVTGFANNSGIRSPSASNMISTVLKGGRAVATESNITAAGMPSFDWKLNDGDIAAVLTYVRNSWGNAAPAVDAQAVGKARAALKVAEPMSVSR, encoded by the coding sequence ATGAAACGACAAATATTCGCAGGGTTGGCAGTGGTGGTGCTCGCGGGCGTCGGGGTGGCCTTGTACGCCAACGGCAACAGCAGCGCCGACGATGTCGCCGATAACCAGCGCATCGCCGCCGACAGCGCGGCGCCCGATGCCGCGGCGGTCAAGCGCGGCGTTTACGTGGCGGTCCAGGGCGACTGCGCGGCGTGCCACAGCGTGCCTGGCGGCCAGGCATTCGCTGGCGGTTATGGCTTGCAGACGCCGTTCGGGGTGATCAACTCGACCAACATCACCCCCGACACCAAGACCGGTATCGGCAGCTGGACCGAGCGGGACTTCTTCCGCGCCGTGCGCCATGGCAAACGCAAGGACGGGCAACTGCTGTACCCGGCCATGCCCTACAACGCCTACGTGAAGATGAGCGACGACGACCTGCATGACCTGTGGGCCTACATCCGCTCGGTCAAGCCAGTGGAAAAAACCGCCGAGCCCAACACCTTGGGCTTCCCCTACAACATCCGCCTGGCCATGCTGGGGTGGAACCTGCTGTTCTTCAAGAACGCCCAGTACGTGCCCGACGCCGGGCAATCGGCCGAGTGGAACCGCGGCCGCTACCTGGTCGACGGCGCCGGCCATTGCGCCGCCTGCCACACTGGCAAAAATGCCTTGGGCGGTGACACCTCGGCCTACCTGCAAGGTGCAGAGCTGCTGGGCGGCTATGCCCCGGAAATCACCGGCAACCCGCATCAGGGCCTGGGTAACTGGAGCAGCGCGCAGGTCCAGCAATACCTGAAAACCGGCAGCAATCACCAAGCAGTGGCAGCCGGTGCCATGGGCGAAGCGGTGGAGAATTCCACCCAGTACCTCAACGATGCCGACCTCGCGGCCATCGCCGGCTACCTCAAGTCGCTGCCGGGCTCGGGCGCCAAGGCACCGACCGCCGTGGCCGCCAGCGACCCGCTGATGAAGCGTGGCGCGCTGATCTACGAGGCCAACTGCATGGCCTGCCACAACGTGCAGGGTGAAGGCATCGATGGCATGGTCACCGGGTTCGCCAACAACTCGGGGATCCGTTCTCCAAGTGCGTCGAACATGATCAGCACGGTGCTCAAGGGCGGTCGTGCGGTAGCGACCGAGAGCAACATCACGGCAGCCGGCATGCCGTCGTTCGACTGGAAGTTGAACGATGGAGATATAGCGGCGGTGTTGACCTATGTACGTAACAGCTGGGGCAATGCGGCGCCGGCGGTGGATGCACAGGCGGTGGGCAAGGCGCGGGCTGCGTTGAAAGTCGCCGAGCCGATGTCGGTTTCGCGGTAA
- a CDS encoding GMC family oxidoreductase: MANARPKADVVVIGLGWSGSVIAEELARSGLKVVAIERGAWRDTATDFPPAIDTDELRWSTRKEILQPPKLETYTFRNNASQEALPVREWSNLTLGYNVGGAGTHWAAASWRFNPFDFQPYSKTVERYGKQQLVPGLLVQDWGITYDELEPFYDRFERIAGTSGQAGVINGKVIPGGNPFEGSRSRDFPTPPLVPSRWNDIFTQKTTEMGYHPFPVPAGTISRAYVNALGVHMGPCTYCGYCQMFGCGNWSKSSPNACVVPALMRQPTFEVMTETEVLHINKAADGKTATGVSFVGKDGIVGEQPADIVIVAAYQLDNVRLMLLSGIGEPYDPRSKTGVIGRNYSFQTLSYAYLWFEKEHLNPFINTGCLAIQIDDFNADNFDHSGLGFIGGAGIQSLSNNGLPIGMAGVLPKGAPTWGKGWKKSFQHSYQNWAMVQGQGTSYSHEDAWFDLDPTYKDNFGRPLMRMTFDYNLNDKRSGEFVRKQCLNIANAVGGTHVESYNFADDHYTPFRSNDSSHTIGGVVMGTDPKTSALNRYQQSWDVHNVFVLGASSFPNNGGFNPTITIGALALWTAKAIKEQYLKNPGPLVQA; this comes from the coding sequence ATGGCAAACGCAAGACCCAAAGCAGACGTAGTAGTGATCGGGCTCGGCTGGTCCGGCTCCGTCATCGCTGAAGAACTGGCTCGCTCCGGCCTCAAGGTCGTGGCCATCGAACGCGGCGCCTGGCGCGACACCGCCACTGATTTCCCGCCGGCCATCGACACCGACGAACTGCGCTGGTCGACCCGCAAGGAAATCCTCCAGCCGCCCAAGCTGGAAACCTACACCTTTCGCAACAACGCTTCGCAGGAAGCCCTGCCGGTGCGCGAGTGGAGCAACCTGACCCTCGGCTACAACGTCGGCGGTGCCGGCACCCACTGGGCGGCGGCCTCGTGGCGCTTCAACCCGTTCGACTTCCAGCCCTACAGCAAGACCGTCGAGCGTTACGGCAAGCAGCAACTGGTGCCCGGCCTGCTGGTGCAGGATTGGGGCATCACCTATGACGAACTCGAGCCGTTCTACGATCGCTTCGAGCGCATCGCCGGCACCAGCGGCCAGGCGGGCGTGATCAACGGCAAGGTCATCCCCGGCGGCAACCCCTTCGAAGGCTCGCGCAGCCGCGACTTCCCGACGCCGCCGCTGGTACCAAGCCGCTGGAACGACATCTTCACGCAAAAGACCACCGAGATGGGCTACCACCCCTTCCCCGTCCCGGCCGGGACCATTTCGCGCGCCTACGTCAACGCCCTGGGCGTGCACATGGGCCCCTGCACCTATTGCGGCTACTGCCAGATGTTCGGTTGCGGCAACTGGTCGAAAAGCAGCCCCAACGCCTGCGTCGTGCCGGCCCTGATGCGCCAGCCGACCTTCGAAGTGATGACCGAGACCGAAGTGCTGCACATCAACAAGGCCGCCGACGGCAAGACCGCCACCGGCGTCAGCTTCGTCGGCAAGGACGGCATCGTCGGCGAGCAGCCAGCGGACATCGTCATCGTCGCCGCCTACCAGCTCGACAACGTGCGCCTGATGCTGCTGTCCGGCATCGGTGAGCCGTACGATCCGCGCAGCAAGACCGGCGTGATCGGCCGCAACTACAGTTTCCAGACCCTCTCCTACGCCTACCTGTGGTTCGAGAAGGAGCACCTTAACCCGTTCATCAACACCGGTTGCCTGGCGATCCAGATCGACGACTTCAACGCCGACAACTTCGACCACAGCGGCCTGGGCTTCATCGGCGGCGCCGGCATCCAGTCGCTGTCCAACAACGGCCTGCCGATCGGCATGGCCGGCGTACTGCCCAAAGGCGCGCCGACCTGGGGCAAGGGCTGGAAAAAATCCTTCCAGCACAGCTATCAGAACTGGGCGATGGTCCAGGGCCAGGGCACCAGCTATTCCCACGAAGATGCCTGGTTCGACCTCGACCCGACCTACAAGGACAACTTCGGTCGCCCGCTGATGCGCATGACCTTCGACTACAACCTCAACGACAAGCGCTCCGGCGAATTCGTGCGCAAGCAGTGCCTGAACATCGCCAACGCGGTGGGCGGTACCCATGTGGAGTCGTACAACTTCGCCGATGACCACTACACGCCGTTCCGCTCCAACGACTCGTCGCACACCATCGGTGGCGTGGTCATGGGCACCGATCCGAAGACCAGCGCCCTGAACCGCTACCAGCAGAGCTGGGACGTGCACAACGTGTTTGTCCTCGGCGCCTCGTCGTTTCCTAACAACGGCGGCTTCAACCCGACGATCACCATCGGCGCCCTGGCGCTGTGGACCGCCAAAGCGATCAAGGAGCAATACCTGAAAAACCCCGGCCCCCTGGTACAGGCATAA
- a CDS encoding gluconate 2-dehydrogenase subunit 3 family protein encodes MNRRDALISLVQLTALGVASTAGASVISSRTQMPIGTDADALPKPPRKGELVYLSAAEAKEVAAIFDRLIPEDELGMSASQAGCVDFIDRELAGDFGKAASTYSLGPYKPGTPQQGPQFKQTPAERYRAGLKDLAAYCQSQHGKLFSALDGDTQDTLLHALEDGKLSFPSTPAADFFALLLQNVREGYLADPMYGGNKDMVGWKLIGFPGARYDYRPYVHKKGMALNIEPISLLDNAS; translated from the coding sequence ATGAATAGACGAGACGCCTTGATCTCGCTCGTGCAATTGACTGCACTGGGCGTGGCCAGTACCGCAGGAGCGAGTGTCATCAGTTCCCGCACGCAGATGCCCATCGGCACCGACGCCGACGCTTTGCCCAAGCCACCGCGCAAAGGTGAACTGGTCTACCTGAGCGCTGCCGAAGCCAAGGAAGTAGCGGCCATCTTCGACCGCTTGATCCCCGAAGACGAACTTGGCATGAGCGCCAGCCAGGCAGGTTGCGTCGACTTCATCGACCGCGAGCTGGCCGGCGACTTCGGCAAGGCCGCCAGCACTTACAGCCTCGGCCCCTACAAGCCAGGCACCCCGCAGCAAGGCCCGCAGTTCAAGCAGACCCCTGCCGAACGCTATCGCGCCGGTCTCAAGGACCTGGCCGCATATTGCCAGAGCCAGCACGGCAAGCTGTTCAGCGCGCTGGACGGCGACACTCAGGACACCCTGCTGCACGCCCTGGAAGACGGCAAGCTGAGCTTCCCGAGCACGCCCGCCGCGGATTTTTTCGCCCTGCTGCTGCAAAACGTGCGCGAAGGCTACCTGGCCGACCCGATGTACGGCGGCAACAAGGACATGGTCGGCTGGAAGCTGATCGGCTTCCCCGGCGCGCGCTACGACTACCGTCCCTACGTCCACAAAAAAGGCATGGCGCTGAACATCGAGCCGATCAGCCTGCTCGACAACGCGAGCTGA